The Nostoc sp. PCC 7524 nucleotide sequence TTTGTCTACCTTGCGTCCCTACTCCCTAATTTCTCATTGCAACTTATGGAGGTTACTGTACCTCAGAAAATCCAGAATGACTATATCAAATCATTACAAGTGGGCAGCCAAAATCAGCGTAGAAAAATATACCCAATCTCCAATCCCCAATCCCTAACTTTCTCTCACTGTTCGCCATTTCCTCAACCAGCTGATTAAGTCTCTTTGACTGACACGGCGTTTTATGGCTTGTAACTTTAATGCTGCATCTAATTCGGTAGCACTTTTACCTGTTTTTTGTGTCCAAAGGTTGAGCAAAACTTGATGTTCTAGGGGTACAGCTTCTAAACCTAAAGCTTTTTGGAGTTGGATTTGTTCTTCCTTGCCCACCATCTCTAACACAAAGTCGCTGGATTCGGCTTTTTGTAAGACTCCTGCTAACGCTTGGATGTAGGCTTCGCTGTTGTCGATTACTGGTGTTTCTAAAGCGATGGGTTTACCAAAACGGCGATTCTGTGACCAGATTAGCACTAAGAGTAAAACGCCAGCCTGTATCAACGCAACTAACAAGGGTGTATTAGCCAAATAACTAATTAAATTTCCTTGCCCTTCGCTTTCTCTGACATCAGCATCTTTGTAGCCGTGGATATATTCATCTACAAATAGTTGCTTGTCTTTTTGTTTGACTAAACTGGCTAAATATTCAAAATTATTTAATTCGTCTTGGTAGGCGTTGGCGGCTAAATAGGGGGTGGTAGAAAAAACTACTGTTCCTTGTGGGCGCTTCTCTTGCCAAACTATAGCACCGAAGCGATCGCCTAATGAAATTTCTCCCTGTTTTGCTTTTTGATAACGTCTACGAGTAGCAATCTTTACATCACCCACAGGCGATTTCTGCACGGTGTGAAAGTTGCCTGGACTTACTGGTGTTCTTACACCCAAAATTACTAAATTATTCCCTTTTCTTAACCATTCTTGTTCATCAGGTGATAAATTTGCCTCTCTTTGGTAGTTATATATTCTCAACAGGGTGGCTGGTTTGGCTTTAGCAGTCAAATTACTCATCGGCTTTTGCCAACGCTGAATATTAGTGCCTTGCTGCTGCATATAAGCATACCAAGCACCGTAACCATCGGCAGCACGGCTATAAGTAGAACCAGTATAAATTTGTGTAGTAGGGGCAGCGATAAAGCTGAATATAGCTAAAACTACTATAGCGATCGCACCTAGCCAAACAGTGCGTTTTGAGCGTTTCATTGTTGGGTAATCTCCCGGTAGGCTTGCTGACACTGTTCATAATTTTCTGGCAACATCTCTGTATTGCCAAAACATAATTGTTCGTGGGTGGTAATTACAGTTTCGTAAGGTTGGATGGCAGTTTGGGATAATCGCAGCAATTGCAGATATTCAGCATCGGTACGACTGGGTTGATGCAGGAGAATTTTTTGCTCGTGTAAGTGTTGTAAAATCGCCAAATAAATACAACGGCAAGCCTCACGATAGTTACCTTGACGGTAAAGTGCTTGCGATCGCTCTAACCAAGTTGTTACAGATAAATCTTGGGTAGGTGTGTTTGTCCTAGCACGATTCCCTTTACCACCAGCCAAGCGTGAATATATATATGGACTGAATGTTTGCCAGAATTGCCAAATTAACCAAGTCACGCATAAAACCACTACCAGCCAGAATAAAAACTTGAATAAATTAGCTAACCACGGACTGAGTTGCCAATCAGGATTCCATTCTGGTAGCACTCTTTGAAAGCGGTAAGATTGGTATTCAAACCATTCTCCTACTTGCTGCTGGAACTGAGACAGTTGCCAACTCCAGCTAGTTTTTTCAAAAGCTTCTGTAGACATAAATAGAGATTAGAGAGGAGATAATATCAAGGTAGTTATGATTGCAGTTAAAAGAGTCTATTAAAGCACGAAGGAAATAAAGTTACCATCTAAGATAGCTAAAAACTTCACAAAATAGGTTTGTGTTTTTGCCTAACCTCTAACCTCTGTAAAACTATGTCAGTCGGTGGGAAAAAACACAACTATGTTAAGAAAAATAAACTAGGCTCAAACCCTCTTCCCTCCTGCCTCCTGCCTCCTGCCTCCTGCCTTGCCATAGCGATAATTTTTAACACTGAGCTACTTAGTAGTATTCAAAATGGCATAATCAAGAGTTAGCGTATGTCTGCAATTTGCTCCTACTGCTAACGACAACCTGCAAAAAACACTATGTTCAAACTCATAGACGTATTTTGGGCTTATATTCTTCTGGCTATATTAATCCTGGTGGGGCGGTGGATTAGACAACGCTTGTGGTTCTTGCGATCGCTCTACATCCCCAGTTCCGTTGTTGCTGGTATAATTGCTTTATTGCTGGGAGGTGGTGCGCTTGGTGCTGTTGTCAAAGCTATCAATCCAGCATCTCCCCTAGTTAAAGGCATATTCCCAGAAAATATCCAGGCTGTATGGTCACAGTCTCCTAGCATTTTTATTAACATCGTCTTTGCTACTATATTTCTCGGACAGTATGTGCCAGGGTTACAGGAATTTTGGCGGAAAGCTGCGCCACAAGTAGCTTTTGGTCAAACGATCGCCTGGGGTCAATATGTAGTAGGATTGCTACTAGGAATCACCGTATTAACGCCGATTTTTGGTTTACCGCCGATTGCCGCCTGTTTAATTGAAATCGCCTTTGAAGGGGGACACGGCACAGCCGCCGGCATGGCACCAACTTTTACAGAATTAGGATTTGTCGCTGGTGCTGATTTATCTCTAGCTTTGGCAACGGTGGGGCTGGTTTCGGGAGTGATTGCAGGGACAATTTTGATTCAGTGGGGAAGAAGCACAGGACGCATTCAAATTAGCCGTGAACCCTTAGCTGAGTCAGGAAATACAGATAGTCATGCCCCAGAAGAACACCCTAGTATTAAAGTCGCCAGAGAAAATTTATTTCGGGAATTACTGATTGATCCATTATCTCTCCATTTTGGTTTTGTGGGACTAGCGATCGCCTTCGGTTGGCTAATTTTAGAAGCCTTGCGCTGGATTGAATCCATAACATGGGGTAGAGGTGGATTGCAATTGATGACTTACGTGCCGTTATTCCCCATTGCTTTGATTGGTGGCATAATTGTACAGTATATACTGATACGCACAGGACGCACCTACTTAATTAGTCGTCCCCTGATGGAGCGCATTGGCGGGTTAGCATTAGATGTCACAATTGTCACAGCATTAGCAACCATTTCTCTTTCGGTACTGGGTGATAATCTCGCGCCTTTCCTCGTTTTGTCAATTGCTGGCATAGCCTGGAATGTCTGCGCTTTTATATTTTTAAGTCCCCGTCTTTTACCTTTTTATTGGTTTGAACGTGGCATTGGTGATATGGGACAATCAATGGGTGTCACTTCCACAGGATTGTTACTATTGCGAATGGTAGACCCAGATAACCGTTCTGGTGCTTTTGAGAGTTTTGCTTACAAACAATTGCTATTTGAACCCATCGTTGGTGGAGGCTTATTTACTGCTGCCGCACCGCCTTTGATTGCCAAGTTTGGACCTATCCCAGTTTTGCTATTAACAGCATTTATCCTGACATTTTGGCTAATATTTGGTTTCTATAACTGTAAGCAACTACGCCAGCATGACTTAGCCGGAAAAGTCTAATACAGATTGCTAGTCGGGAAACCCGCCCAACGCACTGGCTCCCCTGTAAGGCTACGGTGTACACACAAGTTGAAAGTTTTTATAGGTAAGAAAAAATCACCGATACAGATGAGTTTAGCTTGGGATAAGCAGAGGGTAATTGAAAGTACCCAAGTTTATGAGGTAGTAGTCTAACTCCCAAATTTAACTATGATTAGTGATTATTATAGTAATTGATGAAACTCTTCTACCAAAGCATTTTCAGGATGTTCCTATGCAATGCGATGCCTACGGTGATGCTCCGCCTACGCAAATCATCATCAATCAGCAAGATTATGATAGTAATAACATCTGTGCATCCAATCTCAGAGATTGTTTGAGAAGTGGTTGCCTGTGTTTTTAAACACTTGTTGATCCCCCCTAAGCCCCCTTAAAAAGAGGGGAACTAGAATCAAAGTCCCCCTTTTTAAGGGGAGCCACTGTGTTGAACGGGTTTCCCGGCTTGTTCCCGTAGCGTCTCGTAGAGAAGCAAGTGGCGTGGATTTAGGGGGTGAAAGTATTTGATACATCACCAGGGACTTTGCAAACAACCTCTAAGACGAGATTAACTTTAGCCCCAATTAAGTCATGCCAGTTGCCCAAGAATTAGAACCAGCAGCAGATATAATATTTCCACCAGGAAATATTGAAAGTCACGAACCACCATTGGAAAGCGATTTACATCTACGCCAGATTATTCTGTTATTACAATGTTTAGAATTGTGGTGGCAAAACCGCAATGACTTTTATGCTGCGGGAAATCTGACCATTTACTACAGCCAACGTCAACTTAAATCAGAAGAATTTCGCGGCCCTGATTTTTTTGTGGTGCGAGGATGCGAAAGAAAACCCCGCAAAAGTTGGGTAATCTGGCAAGAAGACGGTAAGTATCCCAATATCATTGTTGAGTTGCTTTCATCTTCTACAAAATCCACAGATAAAGGTTTAAAAAAACAAATCTACCAAGATATTTTTCGCACACCGGAGTATTTTTGGTTTGACCCTAATAATTTAGAATTTGTCGGGTTTCATTTAGTAGATGGAAATTACCAATCCATAGAACCAAATTCCCAAGGTTGGTTATGGAGTCAGCAGTTAGATTTATATTTGGGTGTACAGAACAATCAATTACGCTATTTTACGGCACAAGGGGAGTTAGTGGCGACACCGGAAGAATTAGCAGCACAAGAAAAACAGCGTGCTGAACAAGAAAAACAGCGTGCTGAACAGGAAAAGCAACGTGCAGAACGCCTAGCCGCTAAGTTACGAGAATTAAATATTGACCCAGATATTCTATAAAATTATTGCATAAATTCATTCCTTTCCTCTGTGATTAAATAAAGAAGTTTTAAACTACAGAGACACAGAGGACACAGAGGAATATGCCCAAGGTACAGCTAAACGAAGTTGATTTTTTCTACGATATCAAAGGTAAAGGAGAACCTTTGCTTTTAATCTCCGGTTTTACGTGCGATCATTCCTATTGGTCGGTAATCTTGCCATTGTTGACTTCCCAATATCAAGTCATTCTTTTAGATAACCGAGGTGTAGGAAGGAGTTCCGCACCAAATATTCCCTACACTATTCAAGAACTAGCCCATGATGCAGCTGCATTACTTGAATATCTAGGGATTGATAAAGTACACGTTGCTGGTCATTCTATGGGTGGACAAATTGCCCAAGAATTAGTATTAGCATATCCACACAAAGTTAAAAGTCTGATACTACTATCTTCTCTCGCTAAGGGAGATGAGCGATTTAATAGCATAGTTGAAACTTGGGGTGAACTTCCTAAACATATAGATAAGCGGCTTTATCAAAAGATTTTATTGTCCTGGAGTTTTAGCGATACTTTTTATGCAAATTCAGAAATAATAGAACAGCTGATTGAATGGGCTGTACATTATCCTTTTGCACCCCAAACTCATAGTATTTATCTTCAAAGTCAAGCTATCATTAGTTGCGATACTACTAACCGTCTGCACAATATTCTTTGTCCTACATTAGTATTAGTGAGTAAACAAGATATTCTCACACCCATTAAATTTTCTGAGGAATTAGCCCAAGGGATTCCCCACGCTAAGTTAGCGATTCTTGATTGTGGTGGTCATGGTTTTATGATTGAATCACCGCAGATTGTGGGTACAGCTATGCTGGATTTTTTAGCCCAACTTAATTAACAAATGAAACCATTATCACAGCAAGCCTGGAAAATTCACCAGCGTTTTTTAGAATTACGTTCCCATTGGCTGACTTTGATTGGGGAACATTTGGAAGACCATCAAGGGCAAATGTTAGAATACTGGCGCGTTGAAAAAGCAGATTCTGTTGTGATGATACCACTTCAATCTCATCACTTAATTTTGCCACCTCCAAGTTACAGATCCGGACTAGGAGAAATGACTTTAGATTTTCCAG carries:
- a CDS encoding Uma2 family endonuclease, whose product is MPVAQELEPAADIIFPPGNIESHEPPLESDLHLRQIILLLQCLELWWQNRNDFYAAGNLTIYYSQRQLKSEEFRGPDFFVVRGCERKPRKSWVIWQEDGKYPNIIVELLSSSTKSTDKGLKKQIYQDIFRTPEYFWFDPNNLEFVGFHLVDGNYQSIEPNSQGWLWSQQLDLYLGVQNNQLRYFTAQGELVATPEELAAQEKQRAEQEKQRAEQEKQRAERLAAKLRELNIDPDIL
- a CDS encoding sodium/glutamate symporter, with the translated sequence MFKLIDVFWAYILLAILILVGRWIRQRLWFLRSLYIPSSVVAGIIALLLGGGALGAVVKAINPASPLVKGIFPENIQAVWSQSPSIFINIVFATIFLGQYVPGLQEFWRKAAPQVAFGQTIAWGQYVVGLLLGITVLTPIFGLPPIAACLIEIAFEGGHGTAAGMAPTFTELGFVAGADLSLALATVGLVSGVIAGTILIQWGRSTGRIQISREPLAESGNTDSHAPEEHPSIKVARENLFRELLIDPLSLHFGFVGLAIAFGWLILEALRWIESITWGRGGLQLMTYVPLFPIALIGGIIVQYILIRTGRTYLISRPLMERIGGLALDVTIVTALATISLSVLGDNLAPFLVLSIAGIAWNVCAFIFLSPRLLPFYWFERGIGDMGQSMGVTSTGLLLLRMVDPDNRSGAFESFAYKQLLFEPIVGGGLFTAAAPPLIAKFGPIPVLLLTAFILTFWLIFGFYNCKQLRQHDLAGKV
- a CDS encoding alpha/beta fold hydrolase, whose amino-acid sequence is MPKVQLNEVDFFYDIKGKGEPLLLISGFTCDHSYWSVILPLLTSQYQVILLDNRGVGRSSAPNIPYTIQELAHDAAALLEYLGIDKVHVAGHSMGGQIAQELVLAYPHKVKSLILLSSLAKGDERFNSIVETWGELPKHIDKRLYQKILLSWSFSDTFYANSEIIEQLIEWAVHYPFAPQTHSIYLQSQAIISCDTTNRLHNILCPTLVLVSKQDILTPIKFSEELAQGIPHAKLAILDCGGHGFMIESPQIVGTAMLDFLAQLN
- a CDS encoding DUF4350 domain-containing protein, producing MKRSKRTVWLGAIAIVVLAIFSFIAAPTTQIYTGSTYSRAADGYGAWYAYMQQQGTNIQRWQKPMSNLTAKAKPATLLRIYNYQREANLSPDEQEWLRKGNNLVILGVRTPVSPGNFHTVQKSPVGDVKIATRRRYQKAKQGEISLGDRFGAIVWQEKRPQGTVVFSTTPYLAANAYQDELNNFEYLASLVKQKDKQLFVDEYIHGYKDADVRESEGQGNLISYLANTPLLVALIQAGVLLLVLIWSQNRRFGKPIALETPVIDNSEAYIQALAGVLQKAESSDFVLEMVGKEEQIQLQKALGLEAVPLEHQVLLNLWTQKTGKSATELDAALKLQAIKRRVSQRDLISWLRKWRTVRES
- a CDS encoding DUF4129 domain-containing protein → MSTEAFEKTSWSWQLSQFQQQVGEWFEYQSYRFQRVLPEWNPDWQLSPWLANLFKFLFWLVVVLCVTWLIWQFWQTFSPYIYSRLAGGKGNRARTNTPTQDLSVTTWLERSQALYRQGNYREACRCIYLAILQHLHEQKILLHQPSRTDAEYLQLLRLSQTAIQPYETVITTHEQLCFGNTEMLPENYEQCQQAYREITQQ